Proteins encoded together in one Mus caroli chromosome 4, CAROLI_EIJ_v1.1, whole genome shotgun sequence window:
- the LOC110293225 gene encoding olfactory receptor 13C3: protein MDKNNQTFVSEFLLLGLAGYPKTEIIYFVIVLVMYLVILTGNGVLIIASIFDSRLHTPMYFFLGNLSFLDICYTTSSVPSTLVSLISKKRNISFSGCAVQMFFGFAMGSTECLLLGMMAFDRYVAICNPLRYSIIMSKEVYVFMASASWFSGSINSVVQTSLAMRLPFCGNNVINHFTCEVLAVLKLACADISLNIITMVISNMAFLVLPLLVIFFSYLFILHTILRMNSATGRRKAFSTCSAHLTVVIIFYGTIFSMYAKPKSQDLTGQDKFQTSDKIISLFYGVVTPMLNPIIYSLRNKDVKAAVKYILKQKYIP, encoded by the coding sequence ATGGATAAAAATAACCAGACGTTTGTTTCTGAATTCCTTCTTTTGGGTCTTGCTGGATACCCAAAGACTGAGATCATTTACTTTGTTATTGTTCTGGTCATGTATCTAGTGATTCTAACTGGCAATGGTGTTCTGATCATAGCAAGCATCTTTGATTCCCGTcttcacacacccatgtacttcttcctgggCAACCTCTCTTTCCTGGATATCTGCTACACAACATCTTCTGTCCCTTCAACATTGGTGAGCctaatttcaaagaaaagaaacatttctttctctggttgTGCAGTGCAGATGTTCTTTGGATTTGCAATGGGATCAACCGAATGTTTGCTACTTGGCATGATGGCTTTTGATCGCTACGTGGCCATCTGCAACCCTCTGAGATACTCCATCATCATGAGCAAAGAAGTGTATGTATTCATGGCATCTGCATCATGGTTCTCTGGCAGCATCAATTCAGTTGTGCAAACATCCCTTGCCATGCGGTTGCCTTTCTGTGGGAATAATGTTATTAATCATTTTACCTGTGAGGTCTTAGCTGTCCTCAAGCTAGCATGTGCTGATATATCTCTCAATATCATTACCATGGTCATATCAAATATGGCCTTCCTGGTTCTTCCACTACTAGTGATCTTTTTCTCCTACCTGTTCATCCTCCACACAATCTTGAGAATGAACTCAGCCACAGGGAGACGAAAGGCATTCTCCACGTGCTCTGCCCACCTGACTGTGGTGATCATATTTTATGGAACAATCTTCTCTATGTATGCAAAACCCAAATCTCAAGATCTGACTGGGCAAGACAAGTTCCAAACCTCAGATAagatcatttctttattttatggagTAGTTACCCCCATGCTGAATCCAATCATCTACAGCTTGAGGAATAAAGATGTTAAAGCTGCCGTAAAATACATACTGAAACAAAAGTACATTCCTTAG